The following proteins are co-located in the Triticum aestivum cultivar Chinese Spring chromosome 1A, IWGSC CS RefSeq v2.1, whole genome shotgun sequence genome:
- the LOC123063940 gene encoding probable WRKY transcription factor 24, giving the protein MENLREGDDHLQLQGDDELFRHFQYMQSPPLMEQQQPQSSTCDAAADHLGGQPGMPMPGLVDWASLLLPLGPGAAAGSTSQQVAAGVGREEMVSGAAPPPPPESGAGSSSGVGREETKGKGSARGRGSRKASRPRFAFQTKSENDVLDDGYRWRKYGQKAVKNSAFPRSYYRCTHHTCNVKKQVQRLAKDTSIVVTTYEGVHNHPCEKLMEALNPILRQLQFLSQL; this is encoded by the exons ATGGAGAACTTGCGGGAGGGAGACGACCACCTGCAACTGCAAGGGGACGACGAGCTGTTCCGTCACTTCCAGTATATGCAGTCTCCGCCGCTGATGGAGCAGCAGCAGCCGCAGTCGTCGACGTGCGACGCTGCGGCTGATCATCTGGGTGGCCAGCCGGGGATGCCCATGCCCGGGCTGGTGGACTGGGCGTCTCTGCTTCTCCCGCTGGGGCCGGGCGCCGCCGCCGGGTCGACTTCGCAGCAGGTGGCGGCCGGTGTGGGCAGGGAGGAGATGGTGAGcggggcggcgccgccgccgccgccggagagtgGTGCAGGGAGCAGTAGTGGCGTGGGAAGGGAGGAGACGAAAGGGAAGGGCAGTGCGCGCGGGCGGGGGAGCAggaaggcgagccggccgcggtTCGCGTTCCAGACCAAGAGCGAGAACGACGTCCTCGACGACGGCTACCGGTGGAGGAAGTACGGCCAGAAGGCCGTCAAGAACAGCGCCTTCCCCAG GAGCTACTACCGGTGCACGCACCACACATGCAACGTGAAGAAGCAGGTGCAGCGGCTGGCCAAGGACACGAGCATCGTGGTGACCACGTACGAGGGCGTCCACAACCACCCCTGCGAGAAGCTCATGGAGGCCCTCAACCCCATCCTCAGGCAGCTTCAGTTCCTCTCACAGCTCTAA